The Caretta caretta isolate rCarCar2 chromosome 5, rCarCar1.hap1, whole genome shotgun sequence genome contains a region encoding:
- the KLF9 gene encoding Krueppel-like factor 9 isoform X1 — protein sequence MSAVAYMDFVAAQCLVSISNRSVVQEQGAQDAELLKMSDEEVTKDLNDPRDAWKDYCTLVTIAKSLLDLNKYRPLPTPSICSDSVESPDEDVGSDSDVTTESGSSPSHSPVERQDSGSVPSSLSLLHSGVPAKGKLATEKRHKCPYSGCGKVYGKSSHLKAHYRVHTGERPFPCTWPDCLKKFSRSDELTRHYRTHTGEKQFRCPLCEKRFMRSDHLTKHARRHTEFHPSMIKRSKKSSSTSF from the exons ATGTCAGCAGTTGCCTACATGGATTTTGTTGCTGCTCAGTGTCTGGTTTCCATTTCCAATCGCTCTGTGGTACAGGAACAGGGGGCTCAGGATGCAGAGCTACTGAAAATGTCTGATGAAGAAGTGACCAAGGACCTGAATGACCCCAGGGATGCCTGGAAGGATTATTGCACATTGGTCACAATTGCTAAAAGCTTGTTGGACCTGAACAAGTACAgacccctcccaaccccttccatctgcagtgacagtgtagAAAGTCCAGATGAGGATGTAGGATCAGACAGCGACGTGACCACTGAATCTGGGTCGAGTCCTTCCCACAGCCCAGTGGAAAGACAGGATTCTGGCAGTgtgcccagctctctctctctcctccacagtGGAGTGCCTGCAAAGGGGAAACTAGCCACTGAAAAGAGACACAAGTGTCCATACAGTGGATGTGGCAAAGTCTATGGAAAATCCTCCCATCTTAAAGCCCATTACAGAGTGCATACAG GTGAGCGACCATTCCCGTGCACATGGCCCGATTGCCTTAAAAAGTTCTCTCGGTCAGATGAGCTGACTCGACACTACAGAACCCACACTGGTGAAAAGCAGTTCAGGTGTCCTCTCTGTGAGAAGCGGTTCATGAGGAGCGATCACCTGACAAAGCATGCCCGTCGCCACACTGAGTTTCATCCAAGCATGATTAAGAGATCAAAAAAGTCAAGCTCCACCTCATTTTGA
- the KLF9 gene encoding Krueppel-like factor 9 isoform X2 — protein sequence MSAVAYMDFVAAQCLVSISNRSVVQEQGAQDAELLKMSDEEVTKDLNDPRDAWKDYCTLVTIAKSLLDLNKYRPLPTPSICSDSVESPDEDVGSDSDVTTESGSSPSHSPVERQDSGSVPSSLSLLHSGVPAKGKLATEKRHKCPYSGCGKVYGKSSHLKAHYRVHTEGPTAPRPSVEMLAHHRMGQQRHQESQIIEQLTISLEGNGNDSEGHVKGLRYNV from the exons ATGTCAGCAGTTGCCTACATGGATTTTGTTGCTGCTCAGTGTCTGGTTTCCATTTCCAATCGCTCTGTGGTACAGGAACAGGGGGCTCAGGATGCAGAGCTACTGAAAATGTCTGATGAAGAAGTGACCAAGGACCTGAATGACCCCAGGGATGCCTGGAAGGATTATTGCACATTGGTCACAATTGCTAAAAGCTTGTTGGACCTGAACAAGTACAgacccctcccaaccccttccatctgcagtgacagtgtagAAAGTCCAGATGAGGATGTAGGATCAGACAGCGACGTGACCACTGAATCTGGGTCGAGTCCTTCCCACAGCCCAGTGGAAAGACAGGATTCTGGCAGTgtgcccagctctctctctctcctccacagtGGAGTGCCTGCAAAGGGGAAACTAGCCACTGAAAAGAGACACAAGTGTCCATACAGTGGATGTGGCAAAGTCTATGGAAAATCCTCCCATCTTAAAGCCCATTACAGAGTGCATACAG AGGGCCCGACTGCACCCAGGCCCAGTGTGGAAATGCTGGCACATCACAGAATGGGACAGCAAAGGCATCAGGAATCACAAATTATTGAACAGTTGACCATTTCACTGGAAGGAAATGGAAATGACTCAGAGGGGCATGTAAAGGGACTCCGATACAATGTTTAG